The following coding sequences are from one Longimicrobiaceae bacterium window:
- a CDS encoding adenylosuccinate synthase — translation MKHRCTVIVGSQWGDEGKGKIVDVLAEEVEIVARYQGGANAGHTVHVGEEEFVLHQIPSGILHPRRRCLLGNGVVLDPFQLFEELDALIARGVDVDGRVGVSFRAHLLLPYHKILDRAAEERRGIDRIGTTGRGIGPAYEDKVARQGIRVADLRDTVRAERLLRAAAERVNARLEGMATNERVDADQLVSDVMGIRERLLGLALETGHVIYQAIQEGQHVLLEGAQGALLDVDHGTYPYVTSSNTTAGGAALGVGIGPTAIDAVVGVVKAYTTRVGQGPLPTELPSPMQEQVRELGGEYGATTGRPRRCGWFDAVVVRYAARVNGLTGLAVTKLDVLDTLPELHIATGYKAGGEVLHEFPADLGLLAEAEPIYETIPGWQSSTAHARTWDELPEGARAYLRRIEELTGVPIWYVSVGTRRDQIIHVEEARK, via the coding sequence ATGAAGCATCGTTGTACGGTGATCGTGGGCTCCCAGTGGGGGGACGAGGGGAAGGGGAAGATCGTCGACGTCCTCGCCGAGGAAGTCGAGATCGTGGCCCGCTACCAGGGTGGAGCCAATGCGGGCCACACGGTGCACGTGGGGGAGGAGGAGTTCGTCCTTCACCAGATTCCCTCGGGGATTCTGCATCCGCGGCGGCGGTGCCTGCTGGGCAACGGGGTGGTGCTCGATCCCTTCCAGCTGTTCGAGGAGCTGGATGCGCTGATCGCGCGCGGCGTGGACGTGGACGGCCGCGTCGGGGTAAGCTTCCGCGCCCACCTGCTCCTTCCCTATCACAAGATCCTCGATCGCGCGGCCGAGGAGCGCCGGGGCATCGACCGGATCGGGACGACCGGGCGCGGCATCGGTCCGGCCTACGAGGACAAGGTGGCGCGGCAGGGGATTCGCGTGGCGGACCTGCGGGATACCGTCCGCGCCGAGCGCCTGCTGCGTGCCGCGGCCGAGCGGGTGAATGCCCGTCTGGAGGGGATGGCGACGAACGAGCGTGTCGACGCCGATCAGCTGGTCTCCGACGTGATGGGAATCCGGGAGCGCCTACTCGGGCTCGCGCTCGAGACCGGGCACGTGATCTATCAGGCGATCCAGGAAGGGCAGCACGTGCTCCTGGAGGGAGCGCAGGGCGCGCTCCTGGACGTGGATCACGGGACCTATCCCTACGTCACCTCCTCGAACACCACGGCGGGAGGCGCGGCGCTGGGGGTGGGAATCGGGCCGACCGCCATCGACGCCGTGGTGGGCGTGGTGAAGGCCTACACCACCCGTGTCGGGCAGGGGCCGCTTCCGACCGAGCTTCCCTCGCCGATGCAGGAGCAGGTGCGGGAGCTGGGCGGGGAGTACGGGGCCACCACCGGCCGTCCGCGCCGGTGCGGCTGGTTCGACGCGGTGGTGGTGCGATATGCCGCCCGGGTGAACGGCCTCACCGGCCTGGCAGTGACCAAGCTGGACGTGCTCGACACCCTGCCCGAGCTCCACATCGCCACGGGCTACAAGGCAGGCGGCGAAGTGTTGCACGAGTTCCCCGCCGACCTGGGCCTCCTGGCCGAAGCGGAGCCAATCTACGAGACGATTCCCGGCTGGCAGTCGTCCACCGCCCACGCCCGTACCTGGGACGAGCTTCCCGAGGGCGCCCGCGCCTACCTGCGCCGCATCGAGGAGCTCACCGGGGTGCCGATCTGGTATGTGTCGGTGGGGACGAGGAGGGATCAGATTATTCATGTGGAGGAGGCGAGAAAGTAA
- the hisC gene encoding histidinol-phosphate transaminase: MSDPLRHIKPQVRALSAYTLRHYEPRIKLNQNESPYDVPAELKRRLQEELAERPWNRYPPFVAESFIGAVAEAMDWPADGILVANGSNELIQATLAVVVGPGVSVVIPEPTFTLYRLMTEVNGGTVRSVPLRPDLSFDVDAVIATARESDAAAVVLCTPNNPTGAALTREQILRVHHETEALVLLDQAYVEFGGFDARPLLAECPRLLLLRTFSKAMALAGLRAGYLLADPAIVREVNKAKLPYNINFFTEAVAAGVLRHRALLQPQVEEMRAQRQRIERELSRLPGLRVFPSEANFVLFRVESARIDHHDVFTRLLEGSGILVRDVSRYPMLERCLRVSAGTPEETGEFLQAMAAIMEEGGA; encoded by the coding sequence ATGTCCGATCCCCTACGCCACATCAAGCCCCAGGTGCGGGCTCTTTCGGCATACACGCTCCGGCACTACGAGCCGCGCATCAAGCTCAACCAGAACGAGAGCCCGTACGATGTGCCGGCGGAGCTCAAGCGCCGCCTGCAGGAGGAACTGGCGGAGCGGCCGTGGAACCGGTATCCGCCCTTCGTGGCGGAGAGCTTCATCGGGGCGGTAGCCGAGGCGATGGACTGGCCCGCGGACGGGATCCTGGTGGCCAACGGTTCCAACGAGTTGATTCAGGCGACGCTCGCCGTGGTGGTGGGTCCGGGTGTGTCCGTGGTCATCCCGGAACCGACCTTCACCCTCTACCGGCTGATGACGGAGGTCAACGGCGGCACCGTGCGGTCGGTTCCGCTGCGGCCGGACCTGAGCTTCGACGTGGATGCGGTGATCGCCACCGCCAGGGAGTCGGACGCGGCGGCGGTGGTGCTCTGCACCCCGAACAACCCGACCGGCGCGGCGCTCACGCGCGAACAGATCCTGCGCGTTCACCACGAGACCGAAGCGTTGGTCCTCCTGGATCAGGCCTACGTGGAGTTCGGCGGCTTCGACGCGCGGCCCCTGCTCGCGGAGTGTCCCCGACTGCTGCTGCTGCGCACCTTCAGCAAGGCAATGGCGCTGGCGGGGCTGCGCGCGGGCTACCTCCTCGCCGATCCGGCGATCGTGCGCGAGGTGAACAAGGCCAAGCTGCCTTACAACATCAACTTCTTCACCGAAGCGGTGGCCGCGGGCGTTCTTCGCCACCGTGCCCTCCTCCAGCCGCAGGTGGAGGAGATGCGCGCGCAGCGGCAGCGGATCGAGCGGGAGCTCTCGCGCCTCCCCGGCCTGCGCGTCTTCCCCAGCGAGGCGAACTTCGTTCTCTTTCGGGTGGAGTCGGCGCGGATCGACCACCACGATGTCTTCACCCGCCTCCTGGAAGGGTCCGGCATTCTGGTGCGGGACGTGTCGCGCTACCCGATGCTGGAGCGCTGCCTCCGGGTGAGCGCCGGCACTCCGGAGGAGACGGGGGAGTTCCTGCAGGCGATGGCGGCAATCATGGAAGAGGGAGGCGCATGA
- the hisB gene encoding imidazoleglycerol-phosphate dehydratase HisB — MMGRAAERSRDTRETKIQARVELDGSGTADVQTGIGFFDHMLQALARHGMFDLFVRCDGDLHIDGHHTVEDVGIVLGGAFAEALGDKRGIVRYADATVPLDEALVRAVVDVSGRPFLHFDVPVPPGQPRIGDFDAALSGEFWRAFATESRITLHLDAIRGANAHHLVEATFKAAARALDRATSIDPRRADAVPSTKGVL; from the coding sequence ATGATGGGCAGAGCGGCAGAGCGCTCGCGCGACACGCGCGAGACGAAGATTCAGGCCCGGGTCGAGCTGGACGGGTCGGGCACCGCGGACGTCCAGACCGGGATCGGCTTCTTCGACCACATGCTCCAGGCGCTTGCACGTCACGGGATGTTCGACCTGTTCGTGCGCTGCGACGGCGACCTGCACATCGACGGTCACCACACCGTGGAGGACGTGGGGATCGTGCTCGGCGGCGCATTTGCGGAGGCGCTGGGCGACAAGCGGGGGATCGTCCGCTACGCCGATGCCACCGTGCCTCTCGACGAGGCGCTGGTGCGCGCGGTCGTGGACGTCTCCGGTCGTCCCTTCCTGCATTTCGACGTCCCGGTGCCGCCCGGGCAGCCTCGCATCGGCGATTTCGACGCCGCCCTCTCCGGCGAGTTCTGGCGCGCCTTCGCGACGGAGTCGCGGATCACCCTGCACCTCGACGCCATCCGCGGAGCGAACGCGCACCACCTGGTCGAAGCCACCTTCAAGGCGGCGGCCCGGGCGCTCGACCGCGCCACCTCCATCGACCCCCGTCGCGCCGACGCAGTCCCCTCGACCAAGGGAGTTCTTTGA
- the hisH gene encoding imidazole glycerol phosphate synthase subunit HisH, with translation MSARVTILDYGAGNIRSVVKAFEHEGATVTLTSDPAIAAAAHRLVLPGQGHFGQCMEQLEARGLADAVRSVVAAGRPFLGICVGMQLLYEESEEAPGVRGLGFLSGRIRRIPTDRPLPHVGWNAVRFTERALSDPLLSGVASQEPRYFYHVHSFARLEPTSDELLGECEYDVTFGTIVGGDNVWGVQFHPEKSQEDGLKILRNFASL, from the coding sequence TTGAGCGCGCGTGTCACCATCCTCGACTACGGGGCCGGGAACATCCGCTCGGTCGTCAAGGCGTTCGAGCACGAGGGGGCGACCGTCACACTCACCTCCGATCCTGCCATAGCCGCCGCTGCGCACCGGCTCGTCCTGCCAGGCCAGGGACACTTCGGCCAGTGCATGGAGCAGCTGGAGGCGCGAGGACTGGCCGACGCGGTACGGAGCGTCGTAGCCGCGGGTCGGCCCTTCCTGGGGATCTGCGTGGGGATGCAGCTCCTCTATGAGGAGAGCGAGGAGGCTCCCGGTGTACGCGGTCTCGGCTTTCTCTCGGGGCGGATACGGCGGATCCCCACCGATCGACCGCTCCCCCACGTGGGATGGAACGCTGTCCGCTTCACCGAGCGGGCGCTCAGCGACCCCCTGCTCTCCGGCGTCGCCAGCCAAGAGCCGCGCTACTTCTACCACGTGCACAGCTTCGCTCGCCTGGAGCCGACCTCCGACGAGCTGCTCGGCGAGTGCGAATACGACGTCACCTTCGGCACGATCGTGGGCGGCGACAACGTCTGGGGCGTGCAGTTCCACCCTGAGAAGAGCCAGGAAGACGGGCTCAAAATTTTGCGGAATTTTGCAAGTCTGTGA
- the dapF gene encoding diaminopimelate epimerase, with product MSLRFFKAHGLGNDYIALELEEVPFALRTQAIRLICDRHLGVGSDGILARTGSGVADFGVRIFNPDGSEAEKSGNGLRIFARYLLGRGEVEVGRAFTVETLGGVVRMVVLAQHEDSADVEVEMGRASFRSSAVGLVGPDREVQGELLELEGGDRVAIDTVSIGNPHCVVFQDEVDVSDLRRRAPQISTHPWFERGTNVQFARAAGRSVVEAWVWERGAGETHASGSSACAVAAAAVRRGLVSSREVEVRMPGGTLFVRVGEDWELVLRGPVEGVYEGVLLPEMLERLSGA from the coding sequence ATGTCCCTCCGCTTCTTCAAGGCTCACGGCCTGGGTAACGACTACATCGCCCTCGAGCTGGAGGAGGTGCCGTTTGCCCTTCGGACGCAGGCGATTCGGTTGATCTGCGACCGGCACCTGGGAGTCGGGTCGGACGGGATTCTGGCGCGGACCGGGAGCGGGGTGGCGGACTTCGGCGTGCGCATCTTCAATCCCGATGGGTCGGAGGCGGAGAAGAGCGGCAACGGTCTGCGGATCTTCGCGCGCTATCTGCTCGGGCGCGGGGAGGTGGAGGTGGGACGCGCCTTCACGGTCGAGACCCTGGGAGGGGTGGTGCGGATGGTGGTGCTGGCGCAGCACGAGGACTCCGCCGACGTCGAAGTCGAGATGGGGCGTGCCAGCTTCCGCAGCAGCGCGGTCGGCCTCGTCGGACCGGATCGGGAGGTGCAGGGCGAGCTGCTCGAGCTCGAGGGTGGAGATCGGGTCGCGATCGACACCGTCTCCATCGGCAATCCCCACTGCGTCGTCTTCCAGGACGAGGTGGACGTCTCCGATCTGCGTCGAAGGGCTCCGCAGATCTCCACCCACCCCTGGTTCGAGCGAGGGACGAACGTTCAGTTCGCCCGGGCTGCCGGGAGGAGTGTGGTAGAGGCGTGGGTCTGGGAGCGCGGAGCAGGGGAGACCCATGCATCCGGCTCGAGCGCCTGCGCCGTCGCGGCGGCTGCGGTGCGGCGGGGTCTCGTCAGTTCCCGGGAGGTAGAGGTACGCATGCCGGGGGGAACTCTTTTCGTGCGTGTGGGGGAGGATTGGGAGCTGGTGCTGCGTGGCCCGGTGGAGGGGGTGTATGAGGGGGTGCTTCTGCCGGAGATGCTGGAACGCCTCAGCGGGGCTTAG
- the hisF gene encoding imidazole glycerol phosphate synthase subunit HisF has translation MSLAKRIIPCLDVKDGRVVKGIQFVSLRDAGDPVEQAIRYDAERADELVFLDITASHEGRASMLDMIRRTADSIFIPFTVGGGVRSIDDFLAILGAGADKVGVNTAALRDPELIARAAHRFGSQCVVVAIDARRSDAPSAPSGWEVYTHGGRNPTGVDAIEWAARVESLGAGEILLTSMDTDGTRNGYDLELIRATTATVRIPVIASGGAGNLAHLDEALTAGAHAVLAASIFHFGEISVPEARRYLAERGHPVRL, from the coding sequence ATGTCGCTTGCTAAACGCATCATTCCCTGTCTCGACGTGAAGGACGGTCGGGTGGTGAAGGGAATTCAGTTCGTCAGCCTGCGGGACGCCGGTGATCCGGTGGAGCAGGCGATCCGCTACGACGCCGAGCGGGCGGACGAGCTCGTTTTCCTGGACATCACCGCCTCGCACGAGGGGCGCGCGTCGATGCTGGACATGATCCGTCGCACGGCCGACTCGATCTTCATCCCCTTCACGGTGGGCGGTGGGGTGCGTTCGATCGACGATTTCCTGGCGATTCTGGGAGCCGGCGCCGACAAGGTGGGGGTGAACACGGCGGCGCTGCGCGATCCGGAGCTGATTGCGCGCGCTGCCCATCGCTTCGGCTCCCAGTGTGTGGTCGTGGCCATCGACGCGCGCCGCTCCGACGCGCCGTCCGCCCCCTCCGGCTGGGAGGTCTACACCCACGGCGGTAGAAACCCGACCGGGGTTGACGCCATCGAGTGGGCGGCGCGCGTGGAATCGCTCGGCGCCGGTGAGATCCTGCTCACCTCCATGGACACTGACGGGACGCGGAACGGCTACGATCTCGAGCTGATCCGTGCCACCACCGCCACCGTCCGCATTCCCGTCATCGCCTCCGGCGGCGCCGGCAACCTCGCTCACCTCGACGAGGCGCTCACCGCCGGCGCCCACGCCGTCCTGGCCGCCTCCATCTTCCACTTCGGCGAGATCAGCGTGCCCGAAGCCCGGCGATATCTAGCAGAGCGCGGGCACCCGGTGCGGCTCTAG
- a CDS encoding LptF/LptG family permease translates to MSILDRYILRQFIATMLGLVLGLPLLFIVADVTDNLDKYLSRGIPRGDVALSYLYFFPQTIYWALPVAALVATIFTISSMTRHQEITAAKAGGISFYRLIAPLLVMAALLSVGTIWLGELIPAANQRRMELVGERQFTMGTLRTNFVFQTESGFTLSARRLDSEHDQMSEVVLEREAGPSTPGVHMVARRAEWRPDTGWIFGRGWLRTFDDATSEELSFSFDSAHVSTLAETPEELLARPKEPEEMRYDEMQRFLQIVRRSGGDTRKLEVELAQKISLPLAILVIVLFGAPLSTSTQRGGAAFGVGVSLAVTMIYLLLFRVGTAVGASGALHPLLAAWGPNALFLIGGVYLLWRVRT, encoded by the coding sequence ATGAGCATTCTCGACCGCTACATCCTGCGGCAGTTCATCGCCACGATGCTGGGGCTGGTATTGGGCCTTCCCCTGCTCTTCATCGTGGCAGACGTCACCGACAACCTGGATAAATACCTATCGCGGGGAATCCCGCGCGGGGACGTGGCGCTCTCCTACCTCTACTTCTTCCCACAAACGATCTACTGGGCGCTACCGGTCGCGGCGCTGGTGGCGACGATCTTCACGATCAGCAGCATGACCCGGCACCAGGAGATCACCGCGGCCAAGGCCGGCGGCATCAGCTTCTATCGGCTGATCGCCCCGCTGCTGGTGATGGCGGCGCTGCTGAGCGTGGGAACGATCTGGCTGGGAGAGCTGATCCCCGCGGCGAACCAGAGGCGCATGGAGCTCGTCGGGGAACGCCAATTCACGATGGGAACGCTGCGCACGAACTTCGTCTTCCAGACCGAGTCCGGGTTCACGCTCTCGGCACGCAGGTTGGATTCGGAGCACGACCAGATGTCGGAGGTCGTGCTGGAGCGCGAGGCGGGCCCATCCACCCCCGGAGTGCATATGGTGGCCCGGCGGGCCGAGTGGCGCCCGGATACCGGGTGGATCTTCGGTCGGGGTTGGCTGCGAACCTTCGATGACGCCACCTCGGAGGAGCTCTCCTTCTCCTTCGATTCGGCGCACGTCTCCACTCTGGCGGAGACCCCTGAGGAGTTGCTGGCGCGCCCCAAAGAGCCCGAGGAGATGCGCTACGACGAGATGCAGCGCTTCCTGCAGATCGTGCGACGCTCGGGAGGGGACACCCGCAAGCTGGAGGTGGAGCTGGCCCAGAAGATCTCCCTTCCCCTGGCCATCCTGGTGATCGTCCTGTTCGGCGCACCGCTCTCCACCAGCACCCAGCGCGGCGGCGCCGCCTTTGGCGTGGGCGTCAGCCTCGCCGTGACGATGATCTACCTGCTCCTCTTCCGCGTCGGCACCGCCGTGGGCGCCAGCGGCGCCCTCCACCCCCTCCTCGCCGCCTGGGGACCCAACGCGCTGTTCCTCATCGGGGGAGTGTATCTGCTGTGGCGGGTGAGGACGTAG
- a CDS encoding LptF/LptG family permease, whose protein sequence is MKVLTRYLLRAHVGPLIFAFVALTGVILINTLARSLADLAGKGLPVRIFLEFFVLSLPANIALTLPMSVLVAVLYAFSQMAAENEITALRASGVDLRRIVLPLLLVASVIAGVMVWFNNEVLPAANFRWRILMTDIGQTSPLLALQPQIINSVTTGDGSQFYIQATEIDEAGSRLYDVAIYDVSSPNKTRTIYADSGRMLRSADGADFMLTLYDGSIREMQGNDPEAFQRITFKQQILRMPGVRQTLERSEDSGRRTDRDMPASMMRDTIAALRVQLANLEANKNKPIPPSAGVPEQMEVQGRLLPYAEARIQGVKREIRRYQVEIQKKYSIAAATLVFVLVGVPLALRFPRGGLGMVIAASLTIFSVYYVGLIGGEALADQGLMPPWMAMWLTNGIFGTLGLLGVWRMGREQATTRGGGWRLPSWLRVSLRRRSHRRAEGTA, encoded by the coding sequence ATGAAGGTCCTCACGCGCTACCTGCTCAGGGCGCACGTCGGTCCGCTGATCTTCGCCTTCGTGGCGCTGACCGGCGTGATCCTGATCAACACCCTGGCGAGGTCTCTGGCCGACCTCGCGGGGAAGGGGCTGCCCGTCCGGATCTTCCTCGAGTTCTTCGTCCTCTCGCTACCTGCGAACATCGCCCTCACCCTCCCCATGTCGGTGCTGGTCGCCGTGCTCTACGCCTTCTCCCAGATGGCGGCAGAGAACGAGATCACCGCACTGCGCGCGAGCGGGGTCGACCTCAGACGCATCGTGCTGCCGCTGCTGCTGGTGGCGAGCGTGATCGCGGGGGTGATGGTCTGGTTCAACAACGAAGTCCTGCCCGCCGCCAACTTCCGCTGGCGGATCCTCATGACGGACATAGGACAGACCAGCCCGCTGCTGGCGCTCCAGCCGCAGATCATCAACTCGGTGACCACCGGGGACGGATCGCAGTTCTACATCCAGGCCACCGAGATCGACGAGGCGGGGAGTCGCCTGTATGACGTGGCCATCTACGACGTCAGCAGTCCGAACAAGACGCGCACCATCTACGCCGATTCCGGTCGCATGCTCCGCTCGGCGGACGGCGCCGACTTCATGCTGACGCTGTACGACGGCTCCATTCGCGAGATGCAGGGGAATGATCCGGAGGCGTTCCAGCGAATCACCTTCAAGCAGCAGATACTGCGAATGCCGGGTGTGCGCCAGACGCTGGAGCGCTCCGAGGACAGCGGCCGCCGCACCGATCGAGACATGCCGGCGTCCATGATGCGCGACACGATCGCGGCGTTGCGCGTACAGCTGGCGAATCTCGAGGCCAACAAGAACAAGCCGATCCCCCCTTCGGCGGGGGTCCCTGAGCAGATGGAGGTCCAGGGTCGCCTGCTGCCCTACGCGGAGGCTCGGATCCAGGGGGTGAAACGGGAGATTCGCCGCTACCAGGTCGAGATCCAGAAGAAGTACTCGATCGCCGCGGCCACCCTCGTCTTCGTATTGGTGGGGGTGCCGCTGGCGCTGCGTTTTCCGCGCGGCGGGCTGGGGATGGTCATCGCCGCCAGCCTGACGATCTTCTCCGTTTATTACGTGGGGCTGATCGGCGGTGAGGCGCTTGCCGACCAGGGGCTGATGCCTCCGTGGATGGCGATGTGGTTGACTAACGGGATCTTCGGTACGCTCGGCCTGCTGGGCGTGTGGCGGATGGGGAGGGAGCAGGCGACCACCCGAGGCGGTGGTTGGAGACTGCCGTCCTGGCTTCGTGTCTCGCTGCGCCGCCGGAGTCACCGCCGCGCGGAGGGGACGGCATGA
- a CDS encoding LptF/LptG family permease, which yields MSVLTRYLLRAHAGPLLFAFVALTGVVLINTLARSMADLVGKGLPTSVFFEFFLLSLPANIALTLPMSVLVAVLYTFSQMAAENEITALRASGIDLRRMVLPLLLVATLITAGMIRFNNEVLPAANYRWRTLMMDVAQTSPLLFIRPQVVNELATGDGSSRFYVQATEVDETDNRLRDVTIHDVSDPGRSRTIYADSARMQQTAAGTDLVLVLFDGHLREMEREDPESFRRMTFQEHVLRVDGVRQALDRSEGESFRTDRDMTTQMMRARIDTLRAELAEARERASVVPPPSAGIPDSVEVQGRHVPFSRAQEEGILFRIRELQVEIQKKYAIASATLVFVLIGVPLALRFPRGGVGMVIAASLAIFSVYYVGLIGGEALGNAGYVPPWLAMWFTNGIFGILGLIGLWRLGGEHSTARGGGWPAWRLRLPFRQRTAPTPVEA from the coding sequence ATGTCCGTTCTGACCCGCTATCTCCTGCGTGCGCACGCCGGCCCCCTGCTCTTCGCCTTCGTGGCGTTGACGGGGGTGGTGCTGATCAACACGCTGGCGCGGTCGATGGCGGATCTGGTCGGCAAGGGGTTGCCGACCAGCGTCTTCTTCGAGTTCTTCCTGCTCTCGCTCCCGGCGAACATCGCCCTGACCCTGCCGATGTCGGTGCTGGTGGCGGTGCTCTACACCTTCTCGCAGATGGCCGCGGAGAACGAGATCACCGCGCTGCGGGCCAGTGGGATCGACCTGCGCCGGATGGTCCTGCCGCTCCTGCTCGTGGCGACACTGATCACCGCGGGGATGATCCGGTTCAACAACGAGGTGCTGCCGGCCGCGAACTACCGCTGGCGCACGCTGATGATGGACGTGGCGCAGACCAGTCCTTTGCTCTTCATCCGTCCGCAGGTCGTCAACGAGCTCGCCACTGGAGACGGGAGCTCCCGCTTCTACGTGCAGGCCACCGAGGTCGACGAGACGGACAACCGGCTGCGGGACGTGACGATCCACGATGTTAGCGATCCCGGCCGAAGCCGGACGATCTACGCAGACTCGGCGCGGATGCAACAGACCGCGGCCGGGACCGACCTGGTGCTGGTCCTCTTCGACGGTCACCTCCGTGAGATGGAGCGGGAAGACCCCGAGTCGTTCCGGCGGATGACCTTCCAGGAGCATGTCCTGCGGGTGGACGGCGTGCGTCAGGCGCTCGATCGCAGCGAAGGGGAGAGCTTCCGCACCGACCGCGACATGACGACGCAGATGATGCGGGCGCGAATCGACACCCTGCGGGCCGAGCTGGCAGAGGCGAGAGAGCGGGCTTCGGTCGTGCCGCCACCTTCCGCCGGCATCCCCGACTCGGTAGAGGTGCAAGGACGGCACGTCCCCTTCTCCCGAGCTCAGGAAGAAGGGATCCTCTTCCGGATTCGTGAGCTGCAGGTCGAGATTCAGAAGAAGTACGCAATCGCGTCAGCCACCCTGGTCTTCGTCCTGATCGGCGTTCCGCTCGCGCTCCGCTTCCCCCGTGGAGGGGTCGGGATGGTCATTGCCGCGAGTCTGGCTATCTTCTCGGTCTACTATGTCGGGTTGATCGGGGGCGAGGCGCTGGGGAATGCCGGGTACGTGCCCCCCTGGCTGGCAATGTGGTTCACCAATGGAATCTTCGGGATCCTCGGATTGATCGGTTTATGGAGGTTGGGCGGAGAGCATTCGACTGCACGGGGAGGAGGCTGGCCTGCGTGGCGCTTACGGCTTCCCTTCCGGCAGCGCACTGCGCCCACCCCGGTGGAGGCGTAA
- a CDS encoding M28 family peptidase, translated as MIRSILVVLLLPLLSACPGDGGAMPRVDRPSFPGDLAHQLLVEQVGFGPRIPGQPGHEQQLAWMKEWLAARADTLIEQPFVYTTTGGEILSLTNLFARFNPQARDRVLLVAHWDTRPLADRGRTPEERQQPVPGANDGASGTAVLMVLAELFNQQAPPLGVDLLLVDGEDYGPQTSDMFLGARHFAENQPAGYPPLYGILLDMVGDADLRVAREGYSQERAPEVLTRVWEVAHELGYGGIFVEQPGGYVSDDHLPLNEAGIRTIDIIDFEYGPDNAYWHTPQDIPENTSAESLEVVGEVIAELVYRGG; from the coding sequence TTGATTCGAAGCATTCTGGTCGTTCTGCTTCTCCCCCTGCTGTCCGCATGTCCGGGCGACGGAGGCGCGATGCCCCGGGTGGACCGGCCGTCCTTCCCGGGGGACCTCGCCCATCAGCTCCTCGTGGAGCAGGTCGGATTCGGGCCGCGCATTCCGGGCCAGCCGGGTCACGAGCAGCAGCTCGCCTGGATGAAGGAATGGCTCGCCGCCCGTGCGGACACGCTCATCGAGCAGCCGTTCGTCTACACGACCACCGGAGGCGAGATCCTCTCCCTGACCAACCTGTTCGCGCGCTTCAACCCGCAGGCCCGGGACCGCGTGCTGCTGGTGGCCCACTGGGACACCCGCCCACTCGCCGATCGGGGTCGCACTCCCGAAGAGCGGCAGCAGCCGGTGCCCGGCGCCAACGACGGGGCCTCCGGCACGGCGGTGCTGATGGTGCTCGCCGAACTCTTCAATCAGCAGGCGCCACCGCTCGGCGTCGATCTGCTCCTGGTGGATGGCGAGGACTACGGACCCCAGACGTCGGACATGTTCCTGGGGGCGCGTCACTTCGCTGAAAATCAGCCGGCTGGGTACCCGCCGCTCTACGGGATCCTGCTCGATATGGTGGGGGATGCCGACCTGCGGGTTGCGCGGGAGGGCTATTCGCAGGAGCGCGCCCCCGAGGTTCTGACGCGCGTATGGGAGGTCGCTCACGAGCTTGGCTACGGGGGGATCTTCGTCGAGCAGCCGGGCGGCTACGTCAGCGACGACCATCTTCCGCTCAACGAAGCGGGGATCCGCACCATCGACATCATCGACTTCGAGTACGGCCCCGACAACGCCTACTGGCACACCCCGCAGGACATTCCGGAGAACACCAGCGCCGAGAGCCTGGAAGTGGTCGGAGAGGTGATCGCCGAGCTGGTCTACCGAGGGGGGTGA
- a CDS encoding ComEA family DNA-binding protein: MLRITPQERQALSVTALLLIAGAGVRLVTTPTGPVEWSPSGADTLVGSGLAEVQAAAEEELERERIRNEPLEPGERIDPNGADALQLDRLPRVGPALAERIVAYRESRGPFRSLADLDSVPGVGPAMLASLAPHLDLPAVPPPTLGSGRRSREDSREGASATVDLNRASPVELEALPGIGPALAARIIASREAEGRFGSVDELLRVPGIGPALLERLRPAVRVTR, translated from the coding sequence GTGCTCCGCATCACCCCGCAGGAGCGACAGGCGCTCAGCGTGACCGCGCTGCTGCTGATCGCGGGCGCGGGGGTGCGGCTCGTCACCACTCCCACGGGGCCGGTCGAGTGGAGCCCCAGTGGCGCCGATACTCTGGTTGGGTCCGGCCTCGCCGAGGTGCAGGCCGCCGCCGAGGAGGAGCTCGAGCGCGAACGGATTCGCAATGAGCCCCTGGAACCGGGTGAGCGGATCGACCCCAACGGGGCCGACGCGCTCCAGCTGGATCGGCTACCCCGCGTGGGGCCCGCTCTGGCGGAGCGCATCGTCGCCTATCGGGAGTCGAGAGGCCCTTTCCGTTCCCTGGCGGATCTGGATTCGGTGCCCGGGGTGGGTCCGGCGATGCTGGCTTCGCTGGCGCCGCACCTCGATCTCCCCGCCGTGCCTCCGCCAACCCTCGGTAGTGGCCGTCGGAGCCGCGAGGACAGTCGTGAGGGCGCCTCGGCGACGGTGGACCTGAATCGGGCGAGCCCGGTGGAGCTGGAGGCTCTTCCGGGGATCGGACCGGCCCTGGCGGCCCGGATCATCGCCTCTCGTGAAGCGGAGGGGCGGTTCGGCAGCGTGGACGAGCTCCTGCGGGTGCCCGGAATCGGACCCGCTTTGCTCGAACGGCTTCGACCGGCGGTGCGCGTGACTCGTTAG